One window from the genome of Micromonospora aurantiaca ATCC 27029 encodes:
- a CDS encoding DMT family transporter translates to MNVEITPDRAPARSWLPGFVALAAIWGSSFLFIKVGVTELHPVHLTLYRVATGALTLLVVLAVLRDRLPRDPRVWAHMLVVAAFGVAVPFTLFGYGEQRVESMLAGIWNATTPLIVLPLAVLVFRTERLTVRRAVGLGLGFAGVLVVLGVWEGVGGAHFVGQLMCFGAAACYGLAIPYQKKFVAGSAYSGLSLSAAQLLVATAQLALVAPFVGTPPSPTGLSPRVIASVLALGALGTGLAFVINMRNIRLAGASTASTVTYLIPVFAVLVGAVVLGERMNWHQPVGAFVVLVGVAVAQGLFGRRRPRPEAVAPAVRAAEPATRG, encoded by the coding sequence GTGAACGTCGAGATCACTCCTGACCGCGCGCCGGCGCGGAGCTGGCTGCCCGGGTTCGTCGCGCTCGCCGCCATCTGGGGCTCCAGCTTCCTGTTCATCAAGGTCGGTGTCACCGAGCTGCACCCCGTGCACCTCACCCTCTACCGGGTGGCCACCGGTGCGCTGACGCTGCTCGTGGTGCTCGCCGTGCTGCGCGACCGGCTGCCCCGCGACCCCCGGGTCTGGGCGCACATGCTCGTGGTGGCCGCGTTCGGCGTCGCGGTGCCGTTCACGCTGTTCGGCTACGGCGAGCAGCGGGTCGAGTCGATGCTCGCGGGCATCTGGAACGCCACCACGCCGCTGATCGTGCTGCCGCTGGCGGTGCTGGTGTTCCGCACCGAGCGGCTGACCGTCCGGCGTGCGGTCGGGCTGGGGCTGGGCTTCGCCGGCGTGCTCGTGGTGCTCGGCGTCTGGGAGGGCGTGGGCGGCGCCCACTTCGTCGGCCAGCTCATGTGCTTCGGCGCGGCGGCCTGCTACGGGCTGGCCATCCCGTACCAGAAGAAGTTCGTCGCGGGCAGCGCGTACTCCGGGCTGTCGCTGTCGGCCGCCCAGCTGCTGGTGGCGACCGCGCAGCTCGCGCTCGTCGCGCCGTTCGTCGGCACGCCGCCGTCGCCGACCGGCCTCTCCCCGCGCGTGATCGCGAGCGTGCTGGCGCTCGGCGCGCTCGGCACCGGGCTCGCCTTCGTGATCAACATGCGCAACATCCGGCTGGCCGGGGCGAGCACGGCGTCCACCGTGACGTACCTGATCCCGGTGTTCGCGGTGCTCGTCGGCGCGGTGGTGCTCGGCGAGCGGATGAACTGGCACCAGCCGGTCGGCGCGTTCGTGGTGCTCGTCGGCGTGGCGGTCGCCCAGGGCCTGTTCGGGCGGCGTCGCCCAC
- a CDS encoding DUF3068 domain-containing protein yields the protein MKLRVGAALFGLGVLLLVFAAGLPFYVAPAVTKLPYDLEPTTSVAEAKGAKFLQIKSEAGGVSIDVPQADLVSSVEVIPQPEDTKDRLPKELKGDAVIWNVFQTVKRGDNQDVISQYSTELALYRISGAAAPWDEQWLNESGAQQTPVGNVRYSGQIYKFPFGTGKRDYQVFDRDLKKTAPARFTGTEKIKGVETYRFEQRIENEPLNTPEDSVKTLLGKFAPGATSGQVVYSNTRTLWVDPVTGAYVKVREQQYKELRPDTGAPTVLLDADFNYNDATISRSVETVKDNRFKIGLISVWGPIIAGVLGLIALIAGVWLVTRPKGDGSARHRADAPTSDPTPTRVDQEPVGGPLDDEIPPASTNWRSDDPSVPAQRSGAGEVERR from the coding sequence GTGAAGCTTCGCGTGGGCGCCGCGCTCTTCGGGCTAGGTGTCTTGTTGCTGGTCTTCGCGGCCGGGCTGCCGTTCTACGTGGCCCCCGCCGTGACCAAGCTGCCCTATGACCTGGAACCAACGACGTCCGTCGCGGAGGCGAAGGGCGCGAAGTTCCTACAGATCAAGTCCGAAGCCGGCGGCGTGAGCATCGACGTGCCGCAGGCCGACCTCGTGTCCAGCGTCGAGGTCATCCCGCAGCCGGAGGACACGAAGGACCGCTTGCCCAAGGAGCTGAAGGGCGACGCGGTCATCTGGAACGTCTTCCAGACGGTCAAGCGCGGCGACAACCAGGACGTGATCAGCCAGTACAGCACCGAGCTGGCGCTGTACCGGATCTCCGGCGCGGCGGCGCCGTGGGACGAGCAGTGGCTCAACGAGTCCGGCGCGCAGCAGACCCCGGTCGGCAACGTGCGCTACTCCGGCCAGATCTACAAGTTCCCGTTCGGCACCGGCAAGCGTGACTACCAGGTGTTCGACCGTGACCTGAAGAAGACGGCCCCGGCGCGGTTCACCGGCACCGAGAAGATCAAGGGCGTCGAGACGTACCGCTTCGAGCAGCGGATCGAGAACGAGCCGCTGAACACCCCGGAGGACAGCGTCAAGACGCTGCTGGGCAAGTTCGCGCCCGGCGCGACCAGCGGCCAGGTCGTCTACAGCAACACCCGTACGCTCTGGGTCGACCCGGTGACCGGCGCCTACGTCAAGGTCCGCGAGCAGCAGTACAAGGAGCTGCGCCCGGACACCGGCGCCCCGACCGTGCTGCTGGACGCGGACTTCAACTACAACGACGCCACGATCAGCCGCAGCGTCGAGACGGTGAAGGACAACCGTTTCAAGATCGGCCTGATCAGTGTCTGGGGTCCGATCATCGCCGGCGTGCTCGGCCTGATCGCCCTGATCGCGGGCGTGTGGCTGGTGACCCGGCCCAAGGGTGACGGCAGCGCCCGGCACCGCGCGGACGCGCCGACCTCCGACCCGACGCCCACCCGCGTGGACCAGGAGCCCGTGGGTGGCCCGCTCGACGACGAGATCCCGCCGGCGTCGACGAACTGGCGGTCCGACGATCCGTCGGTGCCGGCCCAGCGTTCGGGTGCCGGTGAGGTGGAGCGCCGCTGA
- a CDS encoding DUF6230 family protein — MQNRLDNQGRTRWRRFAAMIVPTTAAAGAILFGMSTGAIASDITVSGQTFKIGADRLEGEGFKQYGGIVREKGEDGKAGATRPVAMAEISSAELYKLCQSVRADLPGLPVVLTINAGEGKDPARAKDLVIAMDSLEGNATFTNIKIGRDASDLNPTAQRGSFGQNSDRVTIRDLKQVSRYTTSSTFNLVGLRLKVNVGDDAKGKECF, encoded by the coding sequence GTGCAGAATCGGCTCGACAACCAGGGTCGTACCCGGTGGCGGCGGTTCGCCGCCATGATCGTGCCCACCACGGCCGCCGCCGGTGCCATCCTGTTCGGCATGTCGACCGGCGCCATCGCCTCCGACATCACCGTGTCCGGGCAGACGTTCAAGATCGGCGCCGACCGCCTGGAGGGTGAGGGCTTCAAGCAGTACGGCGGCATCGTCCGCGAGAAGGGCGAGGACGGGAAGGCCGGCGCGACCCGCCCGGTCGCGATGGCCGAGATCAGCAGCGCCGAGCTGTACAAGCTCTGCCAGTCCGTCCGCGCCGACCTGCCCGGCCTGCCGGTGGTGCTCACCATCAACGCCGGTGAGGGCAAGGACCCCGCCCGGGCCAAGGACCTCGTGATCGCGATGGACTCGCTCGAGGGCAACGCGACCTTCACCAACATCAAGATCGGACGCGACGCCAGCGACCTCAACCCGACGGCGCAGCGCGGCTCGTTCGGCCAGAACTCCGACCGGGTCACCATCCGTGACCTGAAGCAGGTGTCCCGCTACACCACTTCCTCGACGTTCAACCTGGTCGGGCTGCGGCTCAAGGTCAACGTGGGCGACGACGCCAAGGGCAAGGAGTGCTTCTGA
- a CDS encoding acyltransferase family protein: MSTATTPTIPEPPVTGRLPALDALRAIGAVAVVGHHVGFQTAVTMNTTWGGWLARLDVGVAIFFVLSGFLLFRPWALTVATGRPRPRAKRYFWRRALRILPAYWLAVVVCFVVLPGNHPVSAGDWLRHLTLTQIYGPGQLRHGLSQTWSLATEVVFYLLLPLLAVLAVGRTWRPVRTVLLASSGALLTVAWVAMMGAGWLDGALHTMWFPSYGAWFGGGMALAAAHVALRTDTAPAAFRVLDDLASAPLACWGAAVAVMAIATTPIAGPRDLTSPTAVEFGTKMALYLLIAVLITIPVAFGGPTRAKEVFSTGSARWMGHVSYGLFLWHPLVIELIYLLEDRPLFTGEFVNVFALTMVFGLMYAAASYYGVERPLQTLGTQSRRRPTGRGPAAGAPAVPATTPGAPATTPDVAAPA, from the coding sequence ATGTCCACAGCCACCACGCCAACAATCCCGGAGCCACCGGTAACGGGCCGTCTTCCCGCCCTCGACGCGCTGCGAGCGATAGGCGCGGTGGCGGTCGTCGGTCACCACGTCGGCTTCCAGACCGCCGTCACCATGAACACCACGTGGGGCGGCTGGTTGGCGCGCCTAGACGTGGGCGTGGCGATCTTCTTCGTGCTCTCCGGCTTCCTGCTGTTCCGCCCGTGGGCGCTCACCGTCGCCACCGGACGCCCACGGCCCCGCGCCAAGCGGTACTTCTGGCGCCGGGCGCTGCGGATCCTGCCCGCGTACTGGCTGGCGGTGGTGGTCTGTTTCGTCGTCCTGCCCGGCAACCACCCGGTGTCGGCCGGTGACTGGCTGCGCCACCTCACGCTCACCCAGATCTACGGCCCGGGCCAGCTCCGCCACGGGCTCAGCCAGACCTGGAGCCTCGCCACCGAGGTCGTCTTCTACCTGCTCCTGCCGCTGCTCGCGGTGCTCGCCGTGGGCCGGACCTGGCGTCCCGTCCGCACCGTCCTGCTCGCCTCCTCCGGCGCGCTGCTGACCGTCGCGTGGGTCGCCATGATGGGCGCCGGCTGGCTCGACGGCGCGCTGCACACCATGTGGTTCCCCTCGTACGGCGCCTGGTTCGGCGGTGGCATGGCGCTGGCCGCGGCGCACGTGGCCCTGCGTACCGACACCGCGCCGGCCGCCTTCCGCGTGCTCGACGACCTCGCCTCGGCGCCGCTCGCCTGCTGGGGTGCCGCGGTCGCGGTGATGGCGATCGCGACGACGCCGATCGCCGGCCCGCGCGACCTGACCAGCCCGACCGCCGTCGAGTTCGGCACCAAGATGGCGCTCTACCTCCTGATCGCCGTCCTGATCACGATCCCGGTGGCGTTCGGCGGCCCGACCCGGGCGAAGGAGGTCTTCAGCACCGGGTCGGCGCGGTGGATGGGCCACGTGTCGTACGGGCTGTTCCTGTGGCACCCGCTGGTCATCGAGCTGATCTACCTGCTCGAGGACCGGCCGCTGTTCACCGGCGAGTTCGTCAACGTCTTCGCCCTGACCATGGTCTTCGGACTGATGTACGCCGCGGCCAGCTACTACGGCGTCGAGCGCCCTCTCCAGACGCTCGGCACGCAGAGCCGCCGCCGGCCGACCGGGCGCGGACCGGCGGCGGGGGCACCGGCCGTCCCGGCCACCACGCCGGGCGCCCCGGCCACCACGCCGGACGTCGCGGCACCCGCCTAG
- a CDS encoding DUF885 domain-containing protein encodes MGRIDDLANRYVAEWAPLSPTGATYVGIAGYDDQLDDLSPEGYAARADLARRTLGELDVTEAETEAERTAQEAMQERLGLELARYDAGETGSEVNVIASGLHEIRMVFDLMPTDGEQARANVAARLNRFASALDGYKRTLREAAAAGRVSSRVQLVEVAKQCDVWVDPEGDNFFHGLVERIDADGALGAELRKGAAAATAATAEFGQFLRTELAPVGREKQAAGRERYELASQYFLGAKVDLDETYAWGFAELARLEAEMRAVAARIAGRGASVDDAVRALDADPARTVRGKEAFRDWMQALADRAIIELNGTHFDIPEQVRRIECCLAPTSDGAIYYTGPSEDFSRPGRMWWAVPQGITDFSTWREVTTVYHEGVPGHHLQVAQTAVRADLLNRWQRLLCWVSGHGEGWALYSERLMDELGYLDDPGDRLGMLDGQALRAARVIVDIGMHLELEIPRDNPFGFHPGERWTPELGWEFMRAHCRVPDENLRFELNRYLGWPGQAPSYKVGERIWLQAREDAKARKGADFDLKEFHRQALDLGSLGLDPLRKALARL; translated from the coding sequence GTGGGACGAATCGATGACCTCGCCAACCGGTACGTGGCCGAGTGGGCCCCGCTGAGCCCGACCGGCGCCACCTACGTCGGCATCGCCGGCTACGACGACCAGCTCGACGACCTGTCGCCCGAGGGTTACGCGGCGCGCGCCGACCTGGCCCGCCGCACGCTCGGCGAACTCGACGTGACCGAGGCGGAGACCGAGGCGGAGCGGACCGCCCAGGAGGCCATGCAGGAGCGCCTCGGCCTGGAGCTGGCCCGCTACGACGCGGGCGAGACCGGCAGCGAGGTCAACGTGATCGCGAGCGGGCTGCACGAGATCCGGATGGTCTTCGACCTCATGCCGACCGACGGCGAGCAGGCCCGGGCGAACGTGGCCGCACGGCTCAACCGCTTCGCGTCCGCGCTGGACGGCTACAAGCGGACGCTGCGCGAGGCCGCCGCGGCGGGACGGGTCAGCTCGCGGGTGCAGCTCGTCGAGGTCGCCAAGCAGTGCGACGTCTGGGTCGACCCGGAGGGCGACAACTTCTTCCACGGGCTGGTCGAGCGGATCGACGCGGACGGCGCGCTCGGCGCGGAGCTGCGCAAGGGCGCCGCCGCCGCGACCGCCGCCACCGCCGAGTTCGGGCAGTTCCTGCGCACCGAGCTGGCGCCGGTGGGCCGGGAGAAGCAGGCCGCCGGGCGGGAGCGCTACGAGCTGGCCTCGCAGTACTTCCTCGGCGCGAAGGTCGATCTGGACGAGACGTACGCCTGGGGTTTCGCCGAGCTGGCCCGGCTGGAGGCCGAGATGCGCGCGGTGGCCGCGCGGATCGCCGGGCGCGGCGCCTCGGTCGACGACGCGGTACGCGCGCTCGACGCCGACCCGGCGCGGACGGTACGCGGCAAGGAGGCGTTCCGGGACTGGATGCAGGCGCTCGCCGACAGGGCGATCATCGAGCTGAACGGCACCCACTTCGACATCCCCGAGCAGGTGCGCCGGATCGAGTGCTGCCTCGCGCCGACGAGCGACGGCGCCATCTACTACACCGGCCCGAGCGAGGACTTCTCCCGGCCGGGACGGATGTGGTGGGCGGTGCCGCAGGGCATCACCGACTTCTCCACCTGGCGGGAGGTGACCACCGTCTACCACGAGGGCGTGCCGGGTCACCACCTCCAGGTCGCCCAGACCGCCGTCCGGGCCGACCTGCTCAACCGCTGGCAGCGGCTGCTGTGCTGGGTCTCCGGGCACGGCGAGGGCTGGGCGCTCTACTCCGAGCGGCTGATGGACGAGCTGGGCTACCTCGACGACCCGGGTGACCGGCTCGGCATGCTCGACGGGCAGGCGCTGCGCGCGGCCCGGGTCATCGTGGACATCGGCATGCACCTGGAGCTGGAGATCCCGAGGGACAACCCGTTCGGCTTCCACCCGGGCGAGCGGTGGACGCCGGAGCTGGGCTGGGAGTTCATGCGGGCGCACTGCCGGGTGCCGGACGAGAACCTGCGCTTCGAGCTGAACCGCTACCTGGGCTGGCCCGGTCAGGCCCCGTCGTACAAGGTGGGCGAGCGGATCTGGTTGCAGGCCCGCGAGGACGCGAAGGCCCGCAAGGGCGCCGACTTCGACCTCAAGGAGTTCCACCGCCAGGCGCTCGACCTGGGCTCGCTGGGGCTGGACCCGCTGCGCAAGGCGCTGGCCCGGCTCTGA
- a CDS encoding DUF6114 domain-containing protein yields MTTVDPSHARLGTAARAWRTFRRWQRSRPFWGGLFIILAGVEMLASTRLTLNGLSFSSGATGLLSLLIPGILVTCGVLLWLSPPQRLFYSIVAAITTVYSLIGLNLGGFFVGLLLGIVGSALAFAWVPTPPAGPAGPAADERDAEADAEPGTAVDAEPGTAADAQPVDTRPVDTQPADERPTVEVPAGVRPAVEQPTAERPGGERPVPRQSVNGQAAGSDGGPPEWAGRSADPRAFGIVLVVLGLATAGLAVQPGAVQAAPSKPAASACPSKPATPTPGASAPTATPTPSPSASPTREGNIITDFFEGIGDLFKGSSKKSETPSPTPTASGSAAPTSKPATRPGSTECPAPGKPGKVDPAKPGKVEPGKPLPRIAADPSLPKVGQTPSKLTGSKVTMTGLRFEGITDLQTEQGALKVLKFSMKEAVTDDFLLVADGPRGRTQRYATDRLTVRDDVAFYCTRFVGKLAGIKLTLTPDLPFPDGLPVTLPIPVTFTDPVIDLAYVTSNTLTGRPTLRLTLGA; encoded by the coding sequence GTGACAACCGTCGACCCGTCCCACGCCCGGCTCGGCACCGCGGCCCGGGCATGGCGTACCTTCCGCCGCTGGCAGCGGAGCCGGCCGTTCTGGGGCGGCCTGTTCATCATCCTGGCCGGGGTGGAGATGCTCGCCTCCACCCGGTTGACCCTCAACGGCCTGAGCTTCAGCAGCGGCGCCACCGGTCTGCTCTCGCTGCTGATCCCGGGCATCCTCGTGACCTGCGGGGTGCTGCTCTGGCTCAGCCCGCCGCAGCGGCTGTTCTACTCGATCGTCGCGGCGATCACGACCGTCTACTCCCTGATCGGGCTCAACCTCGGCGGCTTCTTCGTCGGTCTGCTGCTCGGCATCGTGGGCAGCGCGCTCGCGTTCGCCTGGGTGCCGACCCCTCCGGCCGGTCCCGCCGGTCCGGCCGCCGACGAGCGCGACGCCGAGGCGGACGCCGAACCCGGCACCGCTGTGGACGCCGAGCCCGGCACCGCCGCGGACGCACAGCCCGTGGACACGCGGCCCGTGGACACGCAGCCCGCGGACGAGCGGCCGACCGTCGAGGTGCCGGCCGGCGTACGGCCGGCCGTCGAGCAGCCGACTGCCGAGCGGCCGGGCGGGGAGCGGCCGGTCCCTCGGCAGTCGGTGAACGGGCAGGCGGCCGGATCCGACGGCGGCCCGCCGGAGTGGGCGGGGCGTTCGGCGGACCCGCGCGCCTTCGGCATCGTCCTCGTGGTGCTCGGCCTCGCCACCGCCGGCCTCGCCGTACAGCCGGGGGCGGTGCAGGCCGCCCCGAGCAAGCCCGCCGCCAGCGCCTGCCCGTCGAAGCCCGCCACGCCGACGCCCGGCGCGAGCGCGCCCACGGCGACGCCCACCCCGTCGCCGAGCGCGAGCCCGACGCGGGAGGGCAACATCATCACCGACTTCTTCGAGGGGATCGGTGACCTGTTCAAGGGCAGCAGCAAGAAGAGTGAGACGCCGTCGCCCACACCGACCGCGAGCGGGTCGGCGGCCCCGACGAGCAAGCCGGCGACCCGGCCCGGATCGACCGAGTGCCCGGCGCCGGGCAAGCCCGGCAAGGTGGACCCGGCGAAGCCCGGCAAAGTGGAACCCGGCAAGCCCCTGCCGCGTATCGCCGCCGACCCGAGCCTGCCGAAGGTGGGCCAGACGCCGTCGAAGCTCACCGGCTCCAAGGTGACCATGACCGGGCTGCGGTTCGAGGGGATCACCGACCTCCAGACCGAGCAGGGTGCGCTCAAGGTGCTGAAGTTCAGCATGAAGGAGGCGGTGACCGACGACTTCCTGCTGGTCGCCGACGGTCCCAGGGGCCGCACCCAGCGGTACGCGACCGACCGCCTCACGGTTCGCGACGACGTCGCGTTCTACTGCACCCGGTTCGTCGGCAAGCTCGCCGGTATCAAGCTGACGCTGACGCCGGACCTGCCGTTCCCGGACGGCCTGCCGGTCACGCTGCCCATCCCGGTGACGTTCACCGACCCGGTCATCGACCTGGCGTACGTCACCAGCAACACGCTCACCGGCCGGCCGACGTTGCGGCTGACGCTCGGCGCCTGA
- a CDS encoding glycosyltransferase family 4 protein — MPGHVLFLNWRDTRNPEGGGSEVYVERIAAELVARGFRATLFCAAHREAPADEVNDEGIRFVRRGGRHTVYLWAALCYLAGAFGLGPLAARRGGRPDILVDVCNGLPFLSPLWARRPVVKLIHHVHREQWPVVLPQWAARFGWWVESSLAVRVYRRCRYVTVSEATRRELATLGVPPEQVSVVYNGTPELPRTDAGRAPFPLLVTLNRLVPHKRVEVALRAVAALADELPQLRLVVAGQGWWESHLREVADELDITDRVDFRGFVTEEEKAALLASAWVALTPSLKEGWGLTIVEAGAAGTPTVAFREAGGVAEAVVDGRTGLLADDIDDYLAKVRALLHDDEMRQEMGAQARRHAANFTWPVAGERFATLLETADSPRRVQRRGDPSYLLP, encoded by the coding sequence ATGCCCGGACACGTGCTGTTCCTCAACTGGCGAGACACTCGCAACCCCGAGGGCGGCGGTTCCGAGGTGTACGTGGAACGGATCGCCGCCGAGCTGGTGGCGCGCGGATTCCGCGCCACCCTGTTCTGTGCCGCGCACCGTGAGGCTCCCGCCGACGAGGTCAACGACGAGGGCATCCGGTTCGTCCGTCGCGGCGGCCGGCACACCGTCTACCTCTGGGCCGCGCTCTGCTACCTGGCCGGGGCGTTCGGCCTCGGCCCGCTCGCCGCGCGCCGGGGCGGCCGGCCGGACATCCTCGTCGACGTCTGCAACGGCCTGCCGTTCCTCTCCCCGCTCTGGGCCCGGCGTCCGGTGGTCAAGCTGATCCACCACGTGCACCGCGAGCAGTGGCCGGTGGTCCTGCCGCAGTGGGCCGCCCGGTTCGGCTGGTGGGTCGAGTCGTCGCTGGCGGTACGTGTCTACCGGCGCTGCCGGTACGTCACCGTGTCCGAGGCGACCCGGCGCGAACTCGCCACCCTCGGCGTACCACCGGAGCAGGTCTCGGTGGTCTACAACGGCACGCCGGAGCTGCCCCGCACCGACGCCGGGCGCGCACCGTTCCCGCTGCTCGTGACGCTGAACCGGCTGGTGCCGCACAAGCGGGTGGAGGTGGCGCTGCGGGCGGTCGCGGCGCTCGCCGACGAGCTGCCCCAGCTCCGGCTGGTGGTGGCCGGTCAGGGCTGGTGGGAGTCGCACCTGCGCGAGGTCGCCGACGAGCTGGACATCACCGACCGGGTCGACTTCCGGGGCTTCGTGACGGAGGAGGAGAAGGCCGCGCTGCTCGCCTCGGCCTGGGTCGCCCTGACGCCGTCGCTCAAGGAGGGCTGGGGGCTGACGATCGTGGAGGCCGGCGCGGCGGGCACGCCGACAGTGGCGTTCCGGGAGGCGGGCGGCGTCGCGGAGGCGGTGGTCGACGGGCGCACCGGCCTGCTGGCCGACGACATCGACGACTACCTGGCGAAGGTGCGCGCGCTGCTGCACGACGACGAGATGCGTCAGGAGATGGGCGCTCAGGCCCGGCGGCACGCGGCGAACTTCACCTGGCCGGTGGCGGGGGAACGCTTCGCGACCCTGCTGGAGACCGCGGACTCGCCCCGCCGGGTGCAGCGGCGGGGCGACCCGTCCTACCTGTTGCCGTAG